One genomic region from Marinobacter szutsaonensis encodes:
- a CDS encoding energy transducer TonB, protein MNPCRPLQKTGLVILAMLLTAAVLVWAAPQQPLNLEPLGEEAINPAPAIRISLAGQPPEPKEPDSLQEPEPAPEPSPKPEPEPEPEPEPEPEPEPEPETERSPVSPDPEPTPTVAPAIKESLDETASEQQPVALQNAGSSSDVDNYLSRLSRHLVRFYDYPRRARRLGQEGTPVIVFEFQRDGTLVRHDLRDSSGHELLDEAALNMLAQAAPLPAVPDRMKGQVGS, encoded by the coding sequence ATGAACCCCTGCCGTCCCCTGCAGAAAACGGGGCTGGTGATCCTGGCCATGCTGCTGACGGCAGCAGTCCTGGTATGGGCCGCACCGCAACAACCGCTCAACCTTGAGCCCCTGGGCGAGGAGGCCATCAACCCGGCACCGGCCATTCGCATCAGCCTCGCCGGTCAGCCGCCGGAGCCAAAGGAGCCGGATTCCCTGCAAGAACCGGAGCCAGCACCCGAACCCTCCCCCAAACCGGAGCCTGAGCCTGAGCCTGAGCCTGAGCCTGAGCCTGAGCCTGAGCCTGAGCCTGAAACCGAGCGTAGCCCGGTCAGCCCGGATCCGGAACCCACCCCCACGGTGGCACCAGCGATCAAAGAATCACTGGACGAAACCGCCAGTGAGCAACAGCCGGTGGCCCTGCAGAACGCAGGATCGTCCTCGGACGTGGATAACTATCTCTCAAGGCTCAGTCGTCACCTTGTGCGCTTCTATGACTATCCAAGGCGTGCACGCCGCCTGGGCCAGGAGGGCACCCCGGTGATCGTGTTCGAATTCCAACGGGACGGCACCCTGGTCCGCCACGACCTCAGGGACTCCTCCGGGCATGAGCTTCTGGATGAGGCAGCCCTGAACATGCTGGCCCAGGCTGCGCCCCTGCCCGCAGTTCCGGACCGGATGAAAGGGCAAGTCGGATCGTAG
- a CDS encoding biopolymer transporter ExbD, with translation MTNLVPPPATSGKSLLERVEDALLPLINLVFLLLMFFIVAGQLANEPLPELPGAAASGQEQTPDADLKVTEGGRWLVGASSVDEQTLLASLPEPGAGQPLRVAAAESVTMAELERLFRILERGGYNDVLLLTEPGS, from the coding sequence ATGACCAACCTGGTTCCGCCTCCGGCCACCTCCGGCAAGTCCCTGCTGGAACGGGTGGAGGACGCCCTGTTACCACTCATCAACCTGGTATTCCTGCTGCTGATGTTCTTCATCGTGGCGGGCCAGCTTGCCAATGAGCCCTTACCCGAGCTGCCGGGCGCTGCCGCCAGCGGGCAGGAACAGACACCGGACGCCGACCTGAAAGTCACCGAAGGCGGACGCTGGCTGGTCGGTGCCAGCAGCGTCGATGAACAGACCCTGCTGGCCAGCCTGCCGGAACCGGGGGCCGGGCAACCCTTGCGAGTGGCTGCAGCCGAGTCCGTGACCATGGCCGAACTGGAGCGCCTGTTCCGGATCCTCGAGCGGGGTGGTTACAACGACGTCCTGCTGCTGACGGAGCCCGGCTCATGA
- a CDS encoding biopolymer transporter ExbD, producing MQLVDPRPSRPIPIRITPLIDVVFILLVFFMLTSRLLPVGALELANDTSQHSGADGAPLPALTIVRDGKVRWEDRTYQPGELAAVLKQRGINEVNLATEAQTPLSGFTRTLSLLDGQGITTHWQRTDPKQP from the coding sequence ATGCAACTGGTTGATCCCCGACCCAGCCGACCCATCCCGATCCGCATCACGCCATTGATCGATGTGGTGTTCATCCTGCTGGTGTTCTTCATGCTTACCAGCCGGCTGTTGCCGGTGGGCGCCCTGGAGCTGGCCAACGACACCAGCCAGCACAGCGGCGCGGACGGCGCCCCCCTGCCTGCATTGACCATCGTCCGTGACGGAAAGGTTCGCTGGGAGGATCGGACTTACCAGCCCGGTGAACTGGCAGCGGTGCTGAAGCAGCGGGGCATCAACGAAGTCAACCTGGCCACCGAAGCGCAAACACCGCTTTCGGGCTTCACCCGAACTCTGAGCCTGCTCGACGGGCAGGGCATTACCACCCACTGGCAACGAACAGATCCGAAACAACCATGA
- a CDS encoding formate/nitrite transporter family protein yields MSYIVPSEFATKMVDAGESKIYMSTRDTLIRSFMAGAILALAAAFAVTVAVQTGVFLIGALLFPVGFIMLYLMGFDLLTGVFMLTPLALLDKRPGVTVKAILRNWGWVFLGNFAGALTVAFLMAFIFTYGFNTEPGAIGQKLASVGEARTLGYAEFGLAGWITIFIRGMLCNWMVSMGVVGAMISTSVSGKFLAMWMPIMLFFFMGFEHSVVNMFLFPSAMLMGGGFSVADYFLWNEIPTALGNLVGGLAFTGLTLYVTHVRTAPKRQVAPATIDNAAMSSGRA; encoded by the coding sequence ATGTCTTATATCGTGCCTTCGGAATTCGCCACCAAGATGGTGGATGCCGGCGAATCCAAGATCTACATGTCCACCCGGGATACGCTCATCCGGTCTTTCATGGCCGGCGCAATTCTCGCCCTGGCAGCCGCCTTCGCAGTTACCGTAGCCGTCCAGACCGGGGTTTTCCTGATCGGTGCACTGCTGTTCCCGGTGGGATTCATCATGTTGTACCTGATGGGCTTCGACCTGCTCACAGGCGTTTTCATGCTGACCCCCCTGGCCCTGCTGGATAAGCGTCCCGGCGTGACCGTCAAAGCCATCCTCCGTAACTGGGGCTGGGTCTTTCTGGGCAACTTTGCCGGCGCACTCACCGTCGCCTTTCTGATGGCTTTTATCTTCACCTACGGTTTCAATACGGAACCCGGCGCCATTGGCCAGAAGCTGGCCAGTGTGGGGGAGGCCCGAACCCTGGGATATGCGGAATTCGGCCTGGCGGGATGGATCACAATCTTCATCCGCGGCATGCTGTGCAACTGGATGGTTTCCATGGGTGTGGTCGGCGCCATGATCTCCACCAGCGTCAGTGGCAAGTTTCTGGCCATGTGGATGCCGATCATGCTGTTCTTCTTCATGGGCTTTGAGCACTCGGTCGTGAACATGTTCCTGTTCCCCTCCGCCATGCTGATGGGCGGTGGCTTCTCGGTCGCCGACTACTTCCTCTGGAACGAGATCCCGACGGCGCTGGGCAACCTCGTGGGCGGTCTGGCTTTCACCGGGCTCACCCTCTACGTCACCCACGTCCGCACGGCTCCGAAGCGCCAGGTTGCTCCGGCAACCATAGACAATGCGGCGATGTCCTCGGGCCGCGCCTGA